A genomic segment from Fundulus heteroclitus isolate FHET01 chromosome 6, MU-UCD_Fhet_4.1, whole genome shotgun sequence encodes:
- the LOC118563369 gene encoding tripartite motif-containing protein 16-like — translation MEQQAVQMDREAFSCSICLDLLKDPVTTSCGHSYCMKCIKTHWDEEDQKGIHSCPQCRETFTPRPVLKKNTMLAALVEQLKKTGLQAAPADLCYAGPEDVACDFCSGIKLKAIKSCLVCLASYCEKHLQPHYDVAPLRKHKLVEPSKNLQENICSRHDEVMKMFCRTDQKCICYLCPVDEHKGHDTVSAAAERTERQRELEERRENIQQGIQDREKDVKLLQQELEAINRSADKTVEDSEKIFTELICLIQKRSSDVKQQIRSQQKTEGSRVKELQEKLEQEITELKRKDAELKQLSDTEDHNQFLHNYPSLSAFSESTHSSSIKIRPLSYFKNVTAAVSKLRDQLQDILRDAWTNISLRLTEVDVLLVEPEPKTRGGFLKYACEITLDPNTAHNELSLSECNTKSPGYVH, via the exons atggagcagCAGGCAGTACAGATGGACCGTGAAGCCTTCTCCTGTtcgatctgtctggatctactgaaggatccggtgactacttcctgtggacacagctactgtatgaagtGTATTAAAACACACTGGGATGAAGAGGATCAGAAaggaatccacagctgccctcagtgcagggAGACCTTCACACCGAGGCCCGTCCTTAAGAAaaacaccatgttagcagctttagtggagcagctgaagaagactggactccaagctgctcctgctgatctctgttatgctggacctgaagatgtggcctgtgatttctgctctggaataaaactgaaagccatcaaatcctgtttagtctgtctggcctcttactgtgagaaacaccttcagcctcattatgatGTGGCTCCACTAAggaaacacaagctggtggagccctccaagaacctccaggagaacatctgctctcgtcatgatgaggtgatgaagatgttctgtcgtactgatcagaagtgtatctgttatctctgccctgtggatgaacataaaggccacgacacagtctcagctgcagcagaaaggactgagaggcagagagagctggaggagagacgagaaaacatccagcagggaatccaggacagagagaaagatgtgaagctgcttcaacaggagctggaggccatcaaCCGCTCTGCTGATAAAACcgtggaggacagtgagaagatcttcactGAGCTGATCTgtctcatccagaaaagaagctctgatgtgaagcagcagatcagatcccagcagaaaactgaagggagtcgagtcaaagagcttcaggagaagctggagcaggagatcactgagctgaagaggaaagacgctgagctgaagcagctctcagacacagaggatcacaaccagtttctccacaactacccctcactgtcagcattcagtgagtctacacactcatccagcatcaagatccgtcctctgagctactttaagaatgtgacagcagctgtgtcaaagctcagagatcaactacaggacatcctgagagacgcatggacaaacatctcactgagactcactgaggtggatgttttactggtagaaccagaaccaaagaccAGAGGTGGATTCTTAAAATATGCATGTGAAATCACACTAGATCCAAACACAGCACACAATGAGCTGTCATTATCAGAGTGCAACACTAAA agtccggGCTACGTTCACTGA